In Populus alba chromosome 9, ASM523922v2, whole genome shotgun sequence, a genomic segment contains:
- the LOC118058688 gene encoding uncharacterized protein isoform X2 has product MVSDSDLVARLREILRSSDLDTATAGSIRRQLEEDFGVDLSEKKKFIREQIDTFLETLNKGDGQSGNVTENEDNENDTVEDDENENDGIKEEEEEEEDSETKESKGSDKTEKVRKRGGFAKLSSLSPQLQAVVGVPELARTEVVKKLWAYIRENNLQDPKNRKEIKCDEALRAVFHVNSIDMFQMNKALSKHIWPLTGENESVKQKEKSKDINDSGSEGDNGGEQEDDEEEVKKQSNERSKKGRSAKVDEDVKKRGGGFTKLCSLSPQLQELVGVPELARTGVVKKLWAYIREKNLQDPKNKRNIICDESLRSIFDVDSIDMFQMNKALTKHIWAVHEEDAPSNSSPKKKETKQGREKGPDEPKQKEKRQKKVPHEPKKKEKQQKKVDKRRIVCARS; this is encoded by the exons ATGGTGTCGGATTCGGACCTCGTGGCCCGGCTCCGTGAAATACTCCGGAGTTCGGACTTAGACACGGCCACTGCCGGCAGTATACGGCGGCAGTTAGAGGAGGATTTCGGCGTTGATTTATcggagaaaaaaaagtttattagaGAGCAAATTGATACTTTTCTTGAAACCCTAAATAAAGGAGATGGTCAATCAGGGAATGTGACAGAAAATGAAGATAACGAAAACGACACCGTTGAAGACGATGAAAATGAAAACGACGgtattaaagaagaagaagaagaagaagaagatagtgaGACAAAGGAAAGCAAGGG GTCAGACAAGACAGAAAAGGTGAGGAAAAGAGGCGGTTTTGCTAAGTTAAGTAGCTTATCTCCGCAACTTCAAGCAGTTGTTGGAGTGCCTGAATTGGCCAGAACTGAG GTTGTGAAGAAACTTTGGGCCTATATCCGTGAAAACAATTTGCAGGATCCAAAGAataggaaagaaataaaatgtgaTGAGGCATTGCGCGCTGTCTTTCATGTAAATTCAATTGATATGTTTCAAATGAATAAAGCCCTGTCCAAGCATATCTGGCCATTAACTGGAGAAAATG AAAGTgtaaagcaaaaagaaaaaagcaaagatATTAACGATTCTGGGTCTGAAGGAGACAATGGAGGGGAACAAGAGGATGACGAGGAAGAGGTAAAGAAACAGAGTAATGAAAGAAGCAAGAAAGGACG GTCGGCTAAGGTGGATGAGGATGTTAAGAAAAGAGGAGGTGGTTTTACTAAATTGTGCAGTCTTTCTCCTCAACTTCAAGAGTTAGTCGGAGTTCCAGAACTGGCCAGAACTGGG GTTGTGAAGAAGCTTTGGGCCTATATCCGGGAGAAGAACTTGCAAGATCCAAAGAATAAGCGAAACATAATATGTGATGAATCATTGCGTTCTATTTTCGATGTTGATTCTATTGACATGTTTCAAATGAATAAAGCGTTGACTAAACACATATGGGCTGTCCATGAGGAAGATG CTCCAAGCAACTCTTCACCAAAGAAAAAGGAGACTAAACAAGGAAGAGAAAAAG GTCCTGATGAACCTAAACAGAAAGAAAAGCGGCAGAAGAAAG TTCCTCATGaacctaaaaagaaagaaaagcagcAGAAGAAAG TTGACAAGAGGAGAATTGTTTGCGCAAGAAGCTAA
- the LOC118058688 gene encoding uncharacterized protein isoform X1, whose amino-acid sequence MVSDSDLVARLREILRSSDLDTATAGSIRRQLEEDFGVDLSEKKKFIREQIDTFLETLNKGDGQSGNVTENEDNENDTVEDDENENDGIKEEEEEEEDSETKESKGSDKTEKVRKRGGFAKLSSLSPQLQAVVGVPELARTEVVKKLWAYIRENNLQDPKNRKEIKCDEALRAVFHVNSIDMFQMNKALSKHIWPLTGENESVKQKEKSKDINDSGSEGDNGGEQEDDEEEVKKQSNERSKKGRRSAKVDEDVKKRGGGFTKLCSLSPQLQELVGVPELARTGVVKKLWAYIREKNLQDPKNKRNIICDESLRSIFDVDSIDMFQMNKALTKHIWAVHEEDAPSNSSPKKKETKQGREKGPDEPKQKEKRQKKVPHEPKKKEKQQKKVDKRRIVCARS is encoded by the exons ATGGTGTCGGATTCGGACCTCGTGGCCCGGCTCCGTGAAATACTCCGGAGTTCGGACTTAGACACGGCCACTGCCGGCAGTATACGGCGGCAGTTAGAGGAGGATTTCGGCGTTGATTTATcggagaaaaaaaagtttattagaGAGCAAATTGATACTTTTCTTGAAACCCTAAATAAAGGAGATGGTCAATCAGGGAATGTGACAGAAAATGAAGATAACGAAAACGACACCGTTGAAGACGATGAAAATGAAAACGACGgtattaaagaagaagaagaagaagaagaagatagtgaGACAAAGGAAAGCAAGGG GTCAGACAAGACAGAAAAGGTGAGGAAAAGAGGCGGTTTTGCTAAGTTAAGTAGCTTATCTCCGCAACTTCAAGCAGTTGTTGGAGTGCCTGAATTGGCCAGAACTGAG GTTGTGAAGAAACTTTGGGCCTATATCCGTGAAAACAATTTGCAGGATCCAAAGAataggaaagaaataaaatgtgaTGAGGCATTGCGCGCTGTCTTTCATGTAAATTCAATTGATATGTTTCAAATGAATAAAGCCCTGTCCAAGCATATCTGGCCATTAACTGGAGAAAATG AAAGTgtaaagcaaaaagaaaaaagcaaagatATTAACGATTCTGGGTCTGAAGGAGACAATGGAGGGGAACAAGAGGATGACGAGGAAGAGGTAAAGAAACAGAGTAATGAAAGAAGCAAGAAAGGACG TAGGTCGGCTAAGGTGGATGAGGATGTTAAGAAAAGAGGAGGTGGTTTTACTAAATTGTGCAGTCTTTCTCCTCAACTTCAAGAGTTAGTCGGAGTTCCAGAACTGGCCAGAACTGGG GTTGTGAAGAAGCTTTGGGCCTATATCCGGGAGAAGAACTTGCAAGATCCAAAGAATAAGCGAAACATAATATGTGATGAATCATTGCGTTCTATTTTCGATGTTGATTCTATTGACATGTTTCAAATGAATAAAGCGTTGACTAAACACATATGGGCTGTCCATGAGGAAGATG CTCCAAGCAACTCTTCACCAAAGAAAAAGGAGACTAAACAAGGAAGAGAAAAAG GTCCTGATGAACCTAAACAGAAAGAAAAGCGGCAGAAGAAAG TTCCTCATGaacctaaaaagaaagaaaagcagcAGAAGAAAG TTGACAAGAGGAGAATTGTTTGCGCAAGAAGCTAA
- the LOC118058688 gene encoding uncharacterized protein isoform X4: protein MVSDSDLVARLREILRSSDLDTATAGSIRRQLEEDFGVDLSEKKKFIREQIDTFLETLNKGDGQSGNVTENEDNENDTVEDDENENDGIKEEEEEEEDSETKESKGSDKTEKVRKRGGFAKLSSLSPQLQAVVGVPELARTEVVKKLWAYIRENNLQDPKNRKEIKCDEALRAVFHVNSIDMFQMNKALSKHIWPLTGENESVKQKEKSKDINDSGSEGDNGGEQEDDEEEVKKQSNERSKKGRRSAKVDEDVKKRGGGFTKLCSLSPQLQELVGVPELARTGVVKKLWAYIREKNLQDPKNKRNIICDESLRSIFDVDSIDMFQMNKALTKHIWAVHEEDAPSNSSPKKKETKQGREKGPDEPKQKEKRQKKVPHEPKKKEKQQKKGSS from the exons ATGGTGTCGGATTCGGACCTCGTGGCCCGGCTCCGTGAAATACTCCGGAGTTCGGACTTAGACACGGCCACTGCCGGCAGTATACGGCGGCAGTTAGAGGAGGATTTCGGCGTTGATTTATcggagaaaaaaaagtttattagaGAGCAAATTGATACTTTTCTTGAAACCCTAAATAAAGGAGATGGTCAATCAGGGAATGTGACAGAAAATGAAGATAACGAAAACGACACCGTTGAAGACGATGAAAATGAAAACGACGgtattaaagaagaagaagaagaagaagaagatagtgaGACAAAGGAAAGCAAGGG GTCAGACAAGACAGAAAAGGTGAGGAAAAGAGGCGGTTTTGCTAAGTTAAGTAGCTTATCTCCGCAACTTCAAGCAGTTGTTGGAGTGCCTGAATTGGCCAGAACTGAG GTTGTGAAGAAACTTTGGGCCTATATCCGTGAAAACAATTTGCAGGATCCAAAGAataggaaagaaataaaatgtgaTGAGGCATTGCGCGCTGTCTTTCATGTAAATTCAATTGATATGTTTCAAATGAATAAAGCCCTGTCCAAGCATATCTGGCCATTAACTGGAGAAAATG AAAGTgtaaagcaaaaagaaaaaagcaaagatATTAACGATTCTGGGTCTGAAGGAGACAATGGAGGGGAACAAGAGGATGACGAGGAAGAGGTAAAGAAACAGAGTAATGAAAGAAGCAAGAAAGGACG TAGGTCGGCTAAGGTGGATGAGGATGTTAAGAAAAGAGGAGGTGGTTTTACTAAATTGTGCAGTCTTTCTCCTCAACTTCAAGAGTTAGTCGGAGTTCCAGAACTGGCCAGAACTGGG GTTGTGAAGAAGCTTTGGGCCTATATCCGGGAGAAGAACTTGCAAGATCCAAAGAATAAGCGAAACATAATATGTGATGAATCATTGCGTTCTATTTTCGATGTTGATTCTATTGACATGTTTCAAATGAATAAAGCGTTGACTAAACACATATGGGCTGTCCATGAGGAAGATG CTCCAAGCAACTCTTCACCAAAGAAAAAGGAGACTAAACAAGGAAGAGAAAAAG GTCCTGATGAACCTAAACAGAAAGAAAAGCGGCAGAAGAAAG TTCCTCATGaacctaaaaagaaagaaaagcagcAGAAGAAAG GATCCAGTTGA
- the LOC118058688 gene encoding uncharacterized protein isoform X3, with amino-acid sequence MVSDSDLVARLREILRSSDLDTATAGSIRRQLEEDFGVDLSEKKKFIREQIDTFLETLNKGDGQSGNVTENEDNENDTVEDDENENDGIKEEEEEEEDSETKESKGSDKTEKVRKRGGFAKLSSLSPQLQAVVGVPELARTEVVKKLWAYIRENNLQDPKNRKEIKCDEALRAVFHVNSIDMFQMNKALSKHIWPLTGENESVKQKEKSKDINDSGSEGDNGGEQEDDEEEVKKQSNERSKKGRRSAKVDEDVKKRGGGFTKLCSLSPQLQELVGVPELARTGVVKKLWAYIREKNLQDPKNKRNIICDESLRSIFDVDSIDMFQMNKALTKHIWAVHEEDAPSNSSPKKKETKQGREKGPDEPKQKEKRQKKVPHEPKKKEKQQKKVNMLGR; translated from the exons ATGGTGTCGGATTCGGACCTCGTGGCCCGGCTCCGTGAAATACTCCGGAGTTCGGACTTAGACACGGCCACTGCCGGCAGTATACGGCGGCAGTTAGAGGAGGATTTCGGCGTTGATTTATcggagaaaaaaaagtttattagaGAGCAAATTGATACTTTTCTTGAAACCCTAAATAAAGGAGATGGTCAATCAGGGAATGTGACAGAAAATGAAGATAACGAAAACGACACCGTTGAAGACGATGAAAATGAAAACGACGgtattaaagaagaagaagaagaagaagaagatagtgaGACAAAGGAAAGCAAGGG GTCAGACAAGACAGAAAAGGTGAGGAAAAGAGGCGGTTTTGCTAAGTTAAGTAGCTTATCTCCGCAACTTCAAGCAGTTGTTGGAGTGCCTGAATTGGCCAGAACTGAG GTTGTGAAGAAACTTTGGGCCTATATCCGTGAAAACAATTTGCAGGATCCAAAGAataggaaagaaataaaatgtgaTGAGGCATTGCGCGCTGTCTTTCATGTAAATTCAATTGATATGTTTCAAATGAATAAAGCCCTGTCCAAGCATATCTGGCCATTAACTGGAGAAAATG AAAGTgtaaagcaaaaagaaaaaagcaaagatATTAACGATTCTGGGTCTGAAGGAGACAATGGAGGGGAACAAGAGGATGACGAGGAAGAGGTAAAGAAACAGAGTAATGAAAGAAGCAAGAAAGGACG TAGGTCGGCTAAGGTGGATGAGGATGTTAAGAAAAGAGGAGGTGGTTTTACTAAATTGTGCAGTCTTTCTCCTCAACTTCAAGAGTTAGTCGGAGTTCCAGAACTGGCCAGAACTGGG GTTGTGAAGAAGCTTTGGGCCTATATCCGGGAGAAGAACTTGCAAGATCCAAAGAATAAGCGAAACATAATATGTGATGAATCATTGCGTTCTATTTTCGATGTTGATTCTATTGACATGTTTCAAATGAATAAAGCGTTGACTAAACACATATGGGCTGTCCATGAGGAAGATG CTCCAAGCAACTCTTCACCAAAGAAAAAGGAGACTAAACAAGGAAGAGAAAAAG GTCCTGATGAACCTAAACAGAAAGAAAAGCGGCAGAAGAAAG TTCCTCATGaacctaaaaagaaagaaaagcagcAGAAGAAAG TGAACATGTTGGGTAGATGA
- the LOC118058686 gene encoding pentatricopeptide repeat-containing protein At2g15820, chloroplastic, translated as MLLKGAQAPSLITFYHHNKPPLNPIVPDILTLTSPMRTSLFSSSLSLSLHQQQRIHFPEPINTPQTLHPISTPKCFSTSVEQLASDSQSEGILDFDENERETFKFDDDGLGSSGAGGDRKHLDAPALEVKELAELPEQWRRAKLAWLCKELPAHKPATAVRILNGQRKWIRQEDATYIVVHCTRIRENETGFRVYKWMMQQHWYRFDFALSTKLADYMGKERKFAKCREIFDDIISQGRVPSESTFHILVIAYLSTTVQGSLEEACSIYNRMIQLGGYRPRLSLHNSLFRALVSKPGVIAKHHLKQAEFIYHNLVTCGLELQKDIYGGLIWLHSYQDTIDKERMTSLREEMRQAGVEESQEVLVSILRACAKDGDVEEAERTWLKLVRLGEGLSSHAFVCRMEVFSKAGEPMKSFETFKEMQGVLSSYNVAPYHKIIEVLCKAKEVELAESLMQELVQSGMKPLTPSFISIMDMYLNLNLHDKLESAFSACLEKCRPNRSVYMIYLDSLVKVGKFDKAEEIFNHMRNNEAIGVNARSCNTILREYLSSGYHVKAERIYDLMCQKKYDIDSSLMEKLDSVLSLSRKVVRRPISLKLSKEQREILVGLFLGGLQIESDGKKHMIQFEFNQNSIMHSILRRHLHGQYHEWLHPSCKPSDDSDSDDIPWRFYTISHSCFDFYAEQFWPRGQPQLPKLIHRWMSPQVLAYWYMYGGHRTSSGDIVLKLKGSVKGVGRVVKTLKSKSLDCRVKRKGKVFWIGFLGSVSTWFWKLVEPYILDDLKDLLKAGDPTLENNMEELQNMNFDSGSDFDEEASEDSDMDSL; from the exons ATGCTTCTCAAAGGAGCTCAAGCCCCTTCTCTCATCACTTTCTACCACCATAATAAACCCCCTTTAAACCCTATAGTACCCGACATATTAACCCTCACCTCACCTATGCGCACTTCCCTCTTCTCCTCCTCCCTCTCCCTTTCCCTCCACCAACAACAGCGCATCCACTTCCCCGAACCCATTAACACCCCCCAAACACTTCACCCAATTTCAACCCCAAAGTGTTTCAGTACTTCTGTCGAACAGTTGGCAAGCGATTCTCAATCTGAAGGGATATTGGATTTTGATGAAAATGAGAGGgaaacttttaaatttgatgatgATGGGCTAGGATCTTCTGGTGCTGGAGGGGATAGGAAGCACTTGGATGCTCCGGCACTGGAGGTGAAGGAGCTAGCGGAGTTGCCGGAGCAGTGGAGGAGAGCGAAATTGGCGTGGTTGTGTAAGGAGTTGCCGGCGCATAAGCCAGCCACTGCTGTGAGGATACTTAATGGGCAGAGGAAGTGGATAAGGCAGGAAGATGCTACCTATATTGTCGTTCATTGTACTCGAATTCGCGAAAACGAGACCGGGTTTAGG GTGTATAAATGGATGATGCAGCAGCATTGGTATCGATTTGATTTTGCGTTGTCCACTAAGTTAGCAGATTACATGGGCAAGGAGCGAAAGTTTGCGAAATGCAGGGAGATATTTGATGATATTATCAGTCAGGGACGCGTTCCCAGTGAATCAACTTTTCATATACTTGTCATTGCATATCTTAGTACGACAGTTCAAGGTAGCCTGGAGGAGGCATGCAGCATTTACAATCGGATGATTCAGTTGGGAGGGTACCGGCCACGACTTAGTTTGCACAATTCTTTGTTTAGAGCTCTTGTGAGCAAACCAGGGGTCATTGCAAAACATCATCTCAAACAGGCTgaatttatttatcataatttGGTGACATGTGGACTTGAGTTGCAGAAGGATATTTATGGTGGTCTCATCTGGCTACATAGCTATCAGGACACTATAGATAAAGAAAGAATGACATCACTAAGGGAAGAGATGAGGCAAGCAGGAGTAGAGGAGAGCCAAGAAGTGCTCGTTTCCATCTTGAGAGCTTGTGCAAAGGATGGCGACGTGGAGGAAGCAGAAAGGACTTGGCTCAAACTTGTCCGTCTTGGTGAAGGTCTCTCTTCACATGCTTTTGTGTGTAGAATGGAAGTCTTTTCAAAGGCAGGAGAACCTATGAAATCTTTTGAGACATTCAAAGAGATGCAGGGGGTTTTAAGTTCTTACAATGTTGCACCCtatcataaaattatagaaGTCTTATGTAAGGCCAAAGAAGTGGAACTTGCAGAGTCACTCATGCAAGAGCTAGTTCAGAGTGGTATGAAGCCGCTTACACCATCTTTTATTTCTATAATGGACATGTACCTTAATTTAAACTTGCACGATAAATTAGAATCAGCCTTCTCTGCATGCCTTGAGAAATGTCGACCCAACCGGAGTGTCTACATGATCTACTTGGATTCTTTGGTGAAAGTCGGTAAATTTGACAAAGCTGAGGAGATTTTTAACCACATGCGCAATAATGAAGCGATTGGTGTCAATGCCAGATCATGCAATACTATTTTAAGAGAATACCTCTCTTCTGGATACCATGTGAAGGCAGAAAGGATATATGATCTAATGTGCCAAAAGAAATACGATATTGATTCCTCATTGATGGAAAAGCTTGACTCTGTTCTGAGCTTGAGCAGGAAAGTGGTAAGGAGGCCTATTAGCCTCAAGCTTAGCAAAGAGCAAAGAGAAATTTTAGTGGGTCTGTTCTTAGGTGGGTTGCAAATCGAATCAGATGGGAAGAAACACATGATTCAATTCGAGTTCAATCAGAATTCTATCATGCATTCCATTTTGAGGAGACATTTACATGGCCAGTACCATGAGTGGTTACATCCATCTTGTAAGCCTAGCGATGATAGTGATAGCGATGACATCCCTTGGAGATTTTATACCATCTCGCactcttgttttgatttctatgcAGAACAGTTTTGGCCAAGAGGCCAACCTCAGCTGCCAAAGCTAATCCACAGGTGGATGTCACCTCAGGTTCTTGCATACTGGTATATGTATGGGGGGCACAGAACATCATCAGGGGATATTGTGCTGAAGCTAAAGGGGAGTGTTAAGGGTGTTGGAAGGGTTGTCAAAACATTGAAATCAAAATCTCTGGATTGCAGGGTGAAGAGAAAGGGGAAAGTATTTTGGATAGGTTTTCTTGGAAGCGTTTCTACATGGTTCTGGAAATTGGTAGAACCTTATATATTAGATGACTTGAAAGATTTGCTAAAAGCTGGTGATCCTACCTTGGAGAATAATATGGAAGAACTTCAGAATATGAACTTTGATAGTGGGTCTGATTTTGACGAGGAGGCATCCGAGGACAGCGACATGGACAGTTTATAG
- the LOC118058689 gene encoding serine/threonine-protein kinase SAPK10 isoform X1, which translates to MDRSAMTVGPGMDLPIMHDGDRYELVKDIGSGNFGVARLMRDKQTDDLVAVKYIERGEKIDENVRREIINHRSLRHPNIVRFKEVILTPTHLAIVMEYASGGELFERICIAGRFSEDEARFFFQQLISGVSYCHAMQVCHRDLKLENTLLDGSPAPRLKICDFGYSKSSVLHSQPKSTVGTPAYIAPEVLLKKEYDGKIADVWSCGVTLYVMLVGAYPFEDPDEPMNFRKTIHRILNVQYSIPDYVHISPECQHLISRIFVADPAMRITIPEIRNHEWFLKNLPADLMVENTMNNEYEEPDQPMQSIEEIMQIISEATIPAAGTPSLNQYLTGSLDIDDEMEDLESDPELDLDSSGEIVYAM; encoded by the exons ATGGATCGATCGGCGATGACAGTGGGACCGGGAATGGACCTGCCGATTATGCACGATGGAGACCGGTATGAGTTAGTGAAAGATATTGGGTCAGGGAATTTTGGTGTGGCTAGGTTGATGAGGGATAAACAGACTGATGATCTTGTTGCTGTTAAGTATATCGAGAGAGGTGAGAAG ATAGATGAAAATGTGCGAAGAGAAATCATTAACCACAGGTCGCTTAGGCATCCCAACATTGTCAGATTCAAAGAG GTCATATTAACCCCAACTCACCTGGCAATTGTGATGGAATATGCATCTGGTGGAGAGCTCTTTGAGCGCATATGTATTGCTGGTCGCTTCAGCGAGGATGAG GCACGCTTTTTCTTTCAACAACTTATATCAGGAGTTAGCTACTGCCATGCAATG CAAGTATGCCACCGGGACTTGAAACTGGAGAATACATTGTTGGATGGAAGCCCAGCACCTCGATTGAAGATTTGTGATTTTGGTTACTCTAAG TCATCTGTGCTGCACTCACAACCGAAATCTACTGTTGGAACTCCTGCCTATATTGCTCCTGAAGTGTTACTTAAGAAGGAATACGATGGCAAG ATTGCAGATGTATGGTCTTGTGGTGTGACTTTATATGTTATGCTGGTGGGAGCATACCCTTTTGAGGACCCTGATGAGCCCATGAATTTTCGCAAGACAATCCAC CGAATTTTAAATGTCCAGTATTCAATTCCGGACTATGTTCACATATCTCCTGAATGCCAACATCTAATCTCAAGAATTTTTGTAGCAGACCCTGCAATG AGGATTACCATTCCCGAGATTAGGAACCATGAATGGTTTCTAAAGAATCTCCCAGCGGATCTCATGGtagaaaatacaatgaataacgAGTATGAAGAACCTGATCAACCAATGCAAAGCATTGAAGAGATAATGCAAATAATATCTGAAGCCACCATACCTGCAGCAGGCACCCCCAGCCTCAACCAATATTTGACTGGCAGCCTGGACATTGATGACGAAATGGAGGACTTGGAGAGTGATCCTGAGCTTGACCTGGACAGCAGTGGAGAGATAGTATATGCAATGTGA
- the LOC118058689 gene encoding serine/threonine-protein kinase SRK2E isoform X2, whose protein sequence is MILLLLSISREIDENVRREIINHRSLRHPNIVRFKEVILTPTHLAIVMEYASGGELFERICIAGRFSEDEARFFFQQLISGVSYCHAMQVCHRDLKLENTLLDGSPAPRLKICDFGYSKSSVLHSQPKSTVGTPAYIAPEVLLKKEYDGKIADVWSCGVTLYVMLVGAYPFEDPDEPMNFRKTIHRILNVQYSIPDYVHISPECQHLISRIFVADPAMRITIPEIRNHEWFLKNLPADLMVENTMNNEYEEPDQPMQSIEEIMQIISEATIPAAGTPSLNQYLTGSLDIDDEMEDLESDPELDLDSSGEIVYAM, encoded by the exons ATGATCTTGTTGCTGTTAAGTATATCGAGAGAG ATAGATGAAAATGTGCGAAGAGAAATCATTAACCACAGGTCGCTTAGGCATCCCAACATTGTCAGATTCAAAGAG GTCATATTAACCCCAACTCACCTGGCAATTGTGATGGAATATGCATCTGGTGGAGAGCTCTTTGAGCGCATATGTATTGCTGGTCGCTTCAGCGAGGATGAG GCACGCTTTTTCTTTCAACAACTTATATCAGGAGTTAGCTACTGCCATGCAATG CAAGTATGCCACCGGGACTTGAAACTGGAGAATACATTGTTGGATGGAAGCCCAGCACCTCGATTGAAGATTTGTGATTTTGGTTACTCTAAG TCATCTGTGCTGCACTCACAACCGAAATCTACTGTTGGAACTCCTGCCTATATTGCTCCTGAAGTGTTACTTAAGAAGGAATACGATGGCAAG ATTGCAGATGTATGGTCTTGTGGTGTGACTTTATATGTTATGCTGGTGGGAGCATACCCTTTTGAGGACCCTGATGAGCCCATGAATTTTCGCAAGACAATCCAC CGAATTTTAAATGTCCAGTATTCAATTCCGGACTATGTTCACATATCTCCTGAATGCCAACATCTAATCTCAAGAATTTTTGTAGCAGACCCTGCAATG AGGATTACCATTCCCGAGATTAGGAACCATGAATGGTTTCTAAAGAATCTCCCAGCGGATCTCATGGtagaaaatacaatgaataacgAGTATGAAGAACCTGATCAACCAATGCAAAGCATTGAAGAGATAATGCAAATAATATCTGAAGCCACCATACCTGCAGCAGGCACCCCCAGCCTCAACCAATATTTGACTGGCAGCCTGGACATTGATGACGAAATGGAGGACTTGGAGAGTGATCCTGAGCTTGACCTGGACAGCAGTGGAGAGATAGTATATGCAATGTGA